The Caulifigura coniformis genome includes a region encoding these proteins:
- a CDS encoding ArdC family protein has product MATSERRDIYQEVTDRILEMLDQGVVPWRNPIRRAGGDSWPRNLASGKPYRGVNVFLLAMRSWEKGFGSDFWLTFRQAQEQGGQVRKGERSSLVVFWKQVQKEDVSSGEDITIPVLRHYNVFNVEQCDGISPPDAARGDGPSVPFEPLREADQIVAGYRDAPVIEHRGSRAVYLPVADRVEIPEPEHFETRESYYATLFHELSHSTGHSKRLNRGLDTVLAPFGSPDYGKEELVAEMSAAFLAASCGISPPTIEQSAAYLDNWRRVLKGDKRLVVTAAGAAQRSADWILAQQSQEPEPAAGEAADAIAEPATADHASPLSGPLQRDLF; this is encoded by the coding sequence ATGGCAACCAGTGAACGACGTGACATTTATCAGGAGGTGACCGACCGCATCCTCGAAATGCTGGATCAGGGCGTGGTCCCCTGGCGAAATCCGATCCGGCGGGCAGGCGGCGATAGCTGGCCCAGGAACCTCGCTTCCGGAAAACCGTATCGCGGCGTCAATGTCTTCCTGCTGGCGATGCGGAGTTGGGAGAAAGGATTCGGTTCCGACTTCTGGCTGACGTTCCGCCAGGCTCAAGAGCAGGGCGGTCAGGTCCGCAAGGGGGAGCGATCATCGCTGGTCGTGTTCTGGAAGCAGGTCCAGAAGGAAGACGTGTCCTCCGGCGAAGACATCACGATCCCTGTGCTTCGGCATTACAACGTGTTCAACGTTGAGCAGTGTGACGGGATCTCGCCTCCCGACGCGGCCCGCGGCGATGGTCCGTCAGTTCCCTTTGAGCCACTGCGGGAAGCGGACCAGATTGTGGCCGGGTATCGCGATGCGCCGGTGATTGAACACCGCGGGAGCCGGGCAGTCTATCTTCCCGTTGCCGATCGTGTCGAAATTCCGGAACCGGAGCACTTCGAAACCCGCGAGAGTTACTACGCCACCCTGTTTCATGAGCTCTCCCATTCCACGGGACACAGCAAGCGGCTGAACCGCGGGCTCGACACCGTGCTCGCCCCCTTCGGTTCGCCGGACTACGGCAAAGAGGAACTGGTCGCCGAAATGTCGGCGGCGTTTCTGGCCGCCTCCTGCGGCATCAGTCCACCGACGATCGAGCAGTCTGCCGCCTATCTCGACAACTGGCGTCGCGTGCTCAAGGGGGACAAGCGTCTTGTCGTGACGGCCGCCGGGGCGGCTCAACGCTCGGCCGACTGGATTCTGGCTCAGCAGTCGCAGGAACCAGAGCCGGCCGCAGGCGAGGCCGCGGATGCCATCGCAGAACCGGCGACTGCGGATCACGCATCACCGTTGAGTGGTCCGCTCCAGCGGGACTTGTTCTGA